Proteins found in one Sorghum bicolor cultivar BTx623 chromosome 1, Sorghum_bicolor_NCBIv3, whole genome shotgun sequence genomic segment:
- the LOC8054350 gene encoding aspartyl protease family protein 2, with product MASLCIAGLLLLLAAHSHAAVVGLATPVEYEYHSYAVTPLSPHAYSAPAAADDDAQAQEDVAASSSTLHIRLLHRDRFAANATPAQLLARRLQRDVLRAAWIISKAAANGTPPPVAGLSSARGFVAPVVSRAPTSGEYIAKIAVGTPGVEALLALDTASDLTWLQCQPCRRCYPQSGPVFDPRHSTSYREMSFNAADCQALGRSGGGDAKRGTCVYTVGYGDGSTTVGDFIEETLTFAGGVRLPRISIGCGHDNKGLFGAPAAGILGLGRGLMSFPNQIDHNGTFSYCLVDFLSGPGSLSSTLTFGAGAVDTSPPVSFTPTVLNLNMPTFYYVRLTGISVGGVRVPGVTERDLQLDPYTGRGGVIVDSGTAVTRLARPAYTAFRDAFRAVAVDLGQVSIGGPSGFFDTCYTVGGRGMKKVPTVSMHFAGSVEVKLQPKNYLIPVDSMGTVCFAFAATGDHSVSIIGNIQQQGFRIVYDIGGRVGFAPNSC from the coding sequence ATGGCGTCGTTGTGTATCGCCGGACTTCTCCTGCTGCTCGCCGCGCACTCCCACGCCGCCGTCGTCGGGCTCGCCACGCCTGTGGAGTACGAGTACCACAGTTATGCGGTAACTCCTCTGTCTCCGCACGCATATAGCGCCCCGGCGGCTGCCGACGACGACGCTCAGGCGCAGGAGGACGTCGCTGCGTCATCGTCCACTCTGCACATTCGCCTGCTCCACCGCGACAGGTTCGCAGCGAACGCCACCCCAGCCCAGCTCCTGGCGCGCCGCCTGCAGCGGGACGTGCTGAGGGCAGCGTGGATCATCTCGAAAGCTGCTGCGAACGGTACGCCGCCGCCGGTCGCTGGGCTCTCCAGCGCACGCGGGTTCGTGGCGCCGGTGGTGTCCAGGGCGCCGACGAGCGGGGAGTACATCGCCAAGATTGCGGTGGGCACGCCGGGCGTCGAGGCGCTGCTGGCGCTGGACACGGCCAGCGACCTCACGTGGCTGCAGTGCCAGCCATGCAGGCGTTGCTACCCGCAGTCCGGACCCGTGTTCGACCCGCGGCACTCGACGTCATACCGCGAAATGAGTTTCAATGCGGCAGATTGCCAAGCGTTGGGACGatccggcggcggcgacgcgaaGCGCGGGACGTGCGTCTACACCGTGGGCTACGGGGACGGCTCTACGACGGTGGGAGACTTCATCGAGGAGACGCTGACCTTCGCGGGCGGTGTCCGGCTACCGCGCATATCGATCGGCTGCGGCCATGACAACAAGGGCCTATTCggggcgccggcggcggggaTCCTGGGCCTCGGCCGTGGCCTCATGTCGTTCCCGAACCAGATCGACCACAACGGGACCTTCTCCTACTGCCTGGTCGACTTCCTCTCCGGCCCAGGCTCCCTCTCCTCCACCCTCACCTTTGGTGCCGGCGCCGTGGACACCTCCCCGCCAGTGTCCTTCACCCCCACAGTCCTCAACCTGAACATGCCCACGTTCTACTACGTGCGGCTCACCGGCATCAGCGTGGGCGGCGTGCGCGTGCCGGGCGTCACCGAGCGCGACCTCCAGCTAGACCCGTACACCGGCCGCGGCGGTGTCATTGTGGACTCCGGCACCGCCGTGACGCGGCTTGCCCGCCCCGCGTACACGGCGTTCCGTGATGCCTTCCGTGCCGTGGCAGTGGACCTCGGCCAGGTCTCCATTGGCGGCCCCTCCGGCTTCTTCGATACGTGCTACACCGTGGGTGGCCGGGGCATGAAGAAGGTGCCCACCGTGTCAATGCACTTCGCCGGCAGCGTCGAGGTGAAGCTCCAGCCCAAGAACTACCTCATCCCCGTGGACTCCATGGGCACCGTGTGCTTTGCGTTTGCTGCCACCGGTGACCATAGCgtttccatcatcggcaacaTCCAGCAGCAGGGGTTCCGCATCGTGTACGACATCGGTGGCCGTGTTGGATTTGCGCCCAATAGCTGCTGA